A region from the Candidatus Poribacteria bacterium genome encodes:
- a CDS encoding zinc-binding dehydrogenase — MRALVVKLLSDKKREKIVVTDWEEPAPPTGNEVLCQAVFTGLTNGTERNQLIGGNYSASDTRLPTTDGYQNVGRVIETGPDVTQLQVGDLIYASVNHVERFTIPEDGLLLKLPEDIDPSEAALFGISGVAMHCCRRVDPRIGEKVLIVGQGCIGMFAAQIANAMGARVTVCDIEESRLEQSRQLGVAEAVLNTNGEGWDAQIQEGSFDAVMDFAGVPDMVTPMIQACKVRGRLLLVAGRFDVNYTFNVGQHKEISILQCSHFTCDDLENLCRLLRQGSVKIAPLIRHKVGVDEAPEIYRSLRDEPMRLLGSVFQWE, encoded by the coding sequence ATGAGAGCACTTGTCGTTAAATTATTGTCAGATAAAAAACGCGAAAAAATTGTTGTCACCGATTGGGAAGAGCCTGCACCCCCTACCGGAAACGAAGTGCTGTGTCAAGCTGTCTTCACTGGGCTGACCAACGGCACGGAACGCAATCAACTGATCGGTGGGAACTATTCAGCCTCCGATACCCGTCTGCCAACTACCGACGGATACCAGAACGTCGGCAGAGTTATTGAAACAGGACCGGATGTAACGCAACTTCAGGTTGGTGATCTTATCTATGCCAGTGTGAACCATGTCGAACGGTTCACGATTCCAGAAGATGGGCTTTTGTTAAAATTACCAGAGGATATTGACCCAAGCGAAGCCGCCCTCTTCGGTATCTCTGGTGTCGCGATGCATTGCTGCCGGCGTGTTGATCCGCGCATTGGGGAAAAGGTACTTATCGTCGGACAGGGCTGCATCGGTATGTTTGCGGCGCAGATCGCTAACGCCATGGGTGCCCGCGTCACAGTTTGCGACATTGAGGAATCTCGACTGGAACAGAGCCGCCAACTCGGTGTAGCAGAGGCGGTTCTCAACACAAATGGCGAGGGTTGGGATGCTCAAATTCAAGAGGGTTCCTTTGATGCCGTCATGGATTTCGCGGGGGTTCCAGATATGGTAACACCGATGATACAGGCTTGCAAAGTTCGGGGGCGATTGCTCTTGGTTGCTGGGCGTTTTGATGTCAATTACACCTTTAACGTTGGACAACATAAGGAGATTAGTATCCTTCAGTGCAGCCACTTCACTTGTGACGATTTGGAAAATCTCTGTCGCTTGCTCCGCCAAGGTTCTGTCAAGATTGCACCCCTCATTCGACATAAGGTGGGTGTTGACGAGGCACCAGAAATATATAGATCGCTCCGCGATGAACCGATGCGTTTGTTAGGGAGTGTGTTTCAATGGGAATGA